From Pseudochaenichthys georgianus chromosome 11, fPseGeo1.2, whole genome shotgun sequence, a single genomic window includes:
- the LOC117454680 gene encoding sialic acid-binding Ig-like lectin 12 — protein MGVGLAVATLLIALMQGVSCQTWAVILPKTILVINDSCVTIPCRFTIPRNEEANILNCSKGVVWKKGSTIGPKVFIAHTPQLNLIQTSPPPLLSSGGQVSEGAQVRLQCSVPVPCHNMPPSITWSPEDNSSQKSTQMQSSDDGQMIMMTTLTFSAAAHHNNQSFSCSVTYPLTAGGSSRSSATSQRLSVLYGPKDTVATVSNSAPLFEGQSVTLTCFSEANPPVSLYTWYRGDCGKLTKIGKGEKLVLQVSQTDSGLYLCEAQSPMASQRSRPVSLEVKTTTGRIEGVVLPYTLCGVLLLLYIMTVVVDVYKYRGISRRLKMIEVKGEEHTYTNMRSRSVASDYDQLQHRQSEMMPHPDASTYENPVALQATFKNTPLSK, from the exons ATGGGTGTTGGTTTGGCAGTTGCCACTTTGCTCATTGCTCTTATGCAAG GTGTCTCTTGTCAAACTTGGGCGGTGATTCTTCCTAAAACTATCTTGGTCATCAATGACTCCTGTGTCACAATTCCATGCCGTTTCACGATCCCACGCAATGAGGAAGCAAACATCCTCAACTGCTCAAAGGGTGTTGTTTGGAAGAAAGGATCAACGATTGGTCCTAAGGTCTTCATAGCACACACTCCTCAATTGAACCTCATACAA acctcccccccccccctgttgtCCTCTGGGGGTCAGGTGTCAGAGGGGGCCCAGGTCAGGCTGCAGTGTTCAGTCCCGGTGCCCTGCCACAACATGCCCCCCTCCATCACCTGGTCACCCGAAGACAACTCTAGTCAAAAGTCTACACAAATGCAG AGTTCAGACGATGGACAGATGATCATGATGACCACGCTGACCTTCAGTGCTGCAGCGCACCACAACAACCAGAGCTTCTCCTGTTCTGTGACCTACCCGCTGACAGCAGGGGGCAGCAGCCGCTCGTCTGCAACCTCTCAGAGACTCAGCGTCCTGT ATGGTCCTAAAGACACCGTGGCAACCGTCAGCAACTCTGCCCCTTTGTTTGAGGGCCAATCGGTGACACTCACATGCTTCAGTGAGGCCAACCCCCCTGTGAGCCTCTACACCTGGTACAGAGGCGACTGTGGAAAG CTGACTAAGATTGGTAAAGGAGAAAAGCTGGTCCTGCAGGTCAGCCAGACGGACAGTGGGTTGTATCTGTGTGAGGCTCAAAGTCCGATGGCCTCTCAGAGGTCCAGACCTGTATCTCTGGAGGTCAAAACCACCACAG GCAGGATCGAGGGTGTTGTTTTACCCTACACTCTATGTGGAGTAttgctgctcctctacattatGACTGTTGTTGTAGATGTGTACAAGTATCGAGG TATATCCCGCAGGCTGAAG ATGATTGAAGTGAAGGGAGAAGAACACACCTACACTAATATGAGGTCCCGCAGTGTCGCCTCTGACTATGATCAACTTCAG CATCGGCAGTCTGAAATGATGCCCCATCCTGATGCTTCCACCTATGAGAACCCCGTCGCTCTGCAGGCCACGTTCAAAAATACTCCTCTGTCAAAGTAA